A single window of Nicotiana sylvestris chromosome 3, ASM39365v2, whole genome shotgun sequence DNA harbors:
- the LOC104213710 gene encoding uncharacterized protein, with the protein MNNGKMVAFTQATENRKLKKQMEQEGSSKAWFAGNLGDSFGGGMLAFRGGSSGPSQSFAQSSASPPPSGPCQQHWSRFRPSQGNRGPHQQGQSGGRFQQQERPPCPRCGKMHLGICYMNLPICYGCRLRGYIQREYLSFCQGAGSGTTQPSNSASATSSAPYPARGTQAPVGRGAARGGTQSLGGHNHFYAMSGHQSAKAALDVVTGILTIQSHDVYALIDPSSTLSYVTPCVAMEFGIDPEQLHEPFSVSTLVGESIVATWAYRDYVITVHGWDTIADLIELGMVDFDVIMGMDWLYLCFAKLDCRTRTMRFEFPNEPVVEWKGDNVVPKCRFISYLKATKMIKKGCIYYLAQVMDTDAKIPTLESVPIVNEFPDELLGIPPDRENDFGIDVMLGTQPISIPPYRMEPTKLKELKEQLKDLLEKGFIRPNVLPWGAPVLFKAVKFQWSDACEGSFQELKSRLTTAPVLTLPEGTNEFVVYYDASRIGLGCVLMQYGKVIAYASRQLKNHEKNYPTHDLEFAARRWLELLKDYDIDILYHPGKANFVADALSQKSMDSLAHLEACQRPLAREVHQLASLGVHLADSSEGRVIVQNRAELLLVVEVKQKQYDDPLLV; encoded by the exons ATGAACAATGGGAAGATGGTGGCATTTACTCAAGCTACAGAGAACCGTAAGTTAAAGAAACAAATGGAGCAAGAGGGTAGCAGTAAGGCCTGGTTCGCTGGAAACCTTGGAGATTCATTTGGTGGTGGTATGTTAGCATTCAGGGGAGGGTCATCAGGTCCATCCCAATCTTTTGCTCAGTCTTCAGCCAGTCCACCGCCATCAGGGCCCTGTCAACAACATTGGAGTCGTTTTAGACCCAGTCAGGGCAACAGGGGACCCCACCAGCAGGGACAGTCAGGAGGGAGATTCCAGCAGCAGGAGAGGCCCCCATGCCCCAGGTGTGGGAAGATGCACTTGGGGATCTGTTACATGAACTTACCCATATGCTACGGGTGCAGATTGAGAGGTTATATTCAAAGAGAGTATCTTTCGTTCTGCCAGGGTGCGGGCAGTGGCACAACACAACCATCCAATTCTGCATCTGCTACATCCTCTGCACCCTATCCAGCTCGAGGCACTCAAGCACCCGTAGGGcgtggtgcagctaggggtggtACACAGAGTTTGGGAGGACACAACCATTTCTATGCCATGAGTGGTCACCAGAGTGCAAAAGCTGCTCTAGATGTTGTCACAGGTATATTGActatccaatctcatgatgtgtatgctcttattgatcccagttccactttGTCCTATGTCACTCCTTgtgttgctatggaatttggtATAGATCCGGAACAGCTGCATGAGCCGTTCTCTGTATCTACTCTAGTTGGTGAGTCTATTGTGGCCACGTGGGCTTATAGAGATTATGTTATCACAGTGCATGGTTGGGATACCATAGCCGATCTCATTGAATTGgggatggttgattttgatgtaataatgggaatggattggctttatttatGTTTTGCCAAGCTTGATTGTCGAACTAGAACTATGAGGTTTGAATTTCCAAATGAgccagttgttgaatggaaggggGATAATGTGGTGCCAAAATgtaggtttatttcttaccttaaggctacGAAGATGATTAAAAAGGGGTGTATTTACTATTTGGCCCAGGTTATGGACACCGATGCCAAAATACCTACACTTGAGTCTGTGCctattgtgaatgaatttccaGATGAGCTCCTTGGGATCCCACCAGATAGAGAGAATGATTTTGGGATTGATGTGATGCTAGGCAcgcagcctatatctattccaccttacagaatggaACCGACAAAATTGAAGGAGCTAAaagaacaattgaaggatttgttaGAGAAGGGCTTCATACGACCGAATGTGTTGCCTTGGGGCGCACCCGTTCtcttt AAAGCGGTTAAGTTTCaatggtccgatgcttgtgaaGGGAGCTTCCAGGAGTTGAAATCAAGATTAACTACGGCGCCGGTGTTGACCTTGCCAGAGGGTACAAATGAGTTTGTGGTATACTACGATGCTTCAAGGATCGGGCTTGGGTGTGTATTAATGCAATATGGCAAggttatagcttatgcttctaggcaactcaagaatcatgaaaagaactatccaacacaTGACTTAGAATTTGCAGCG agaagatggCTGGAGTTGCTCAAAGATTACGACATCGATAttctatatcacccgggaaaagcCAATTTTGTGGCGGATGCTCTCAGCCAAAAATCTATGGATAGTTTGGCTCACTTGGAGGCATGTCAAAGGCCGTTGGCTAGGGAGGTTCATCAGTTGGCTAGCTTGGGAGTTCATCTTGCGGACTCTAGTGAAGGTAGGGTGATTGTACAAAATAGGGCTGAATTATTGCTTGTGGTGGAGGTCAAACAAAAGCAATACGACGATCCATTGTTGGTATAG